A genomic segment from Glycine soja cultivar W05 chromosome 20, ASM419377v2, whole genome shotgun sequence encodes:
- the LOC114402290 gene encoding mitochondrial pyruvate carrier 1-like isoform X2, with translation MASFRAFWNSPVGPRTTHFWGPIANWGFVAAGLADLNKPPEMISGNMTGAMCVYSALFMRFAWMVQPRNYLLFACHASNETVQLYHFSRWAKAQGYFNSMEL, from the exons ATGGCCTCCTTCAGAGCATTCTGGAACAGTCCAGTTGGTCCCAGAACAACTCACTTTTGGGGACCTATTGCCAACTGGGGATTTGTGGCAGCT ggaTTGGCTGACTTGAACAAACCTCCAGAAATGATCTCTGGCAACATGACAGGAG CAATGTGTGTCTATTCAGCATTGTTCATGAGATTTGCATGGATGGTACAGCCACGGAACTATCTACTTTTTGCTTGTCATGCCTCCAATGAGACTGTTCAACTCTATCACTTCTCCCGATGGGCAAAGGCACAGGG TTATTTTAACTCAATGGAGCTGTGA
- the LOC114402290 gene encoding mitochondrial pyruvate carrier 1-like isoform X1 gives MASFRAFWNSPVGPRTTHFWGPIANWGFVAAGLADLNKPPEMISGNMTGAMCVYSALFMRFAWMVQPRNYLLFACHASNETVQLYHFSRWAKAQGLLSEKKEEASSQ, from the exons ATGGCCTCCTTCAGAGCATTCTGGAACAGTCCAGTTGGTCCCAGAACAACTCACTTTTGGGGACCTATTGCCAACTGGGGATTTGTGGCAGCT ggaTTGGCTGACTTGAACAAACCTCCAGAAATGATCTCTGGCAACATGACAGGAG CAATGTGTGTCTATTCAGCATTGTTCATGAGATTTGCATGGATGGTACAGCCACGGAACTATCTACTTTTTGCTTGTCATGCCTCCAATGAGACTGTTCAACTCTATCACTTCTCCCGATGGGCAAAGGCACAGGG GCTTCTGTCGGAAAAGAAGGAGGAAGCTTCATCCCAGTGA
- the LOC114402229 gene encoding uncharacterized protein LOC114402229 gives MHGMWEKQHKTEGGTASSTPSHMSQQVLRPLRQWPWFHHHHHHHRTCVTLSLHHLLTPPPKTSHRFSFATVAASSRPKVRTPKSPVPPPPTADSDLEEKKSRNQLKREARRTVKWGMDLASFSPPQIKRILRVASSDHLLLFEALMLVKRLGPDVREGRRRQFSYIGKLLREVDPELMERLIKATKDSNQKELQALTGLGSDDPEPEDDDDLVESESEEDEEESNWHDNQVARWFDGLISKDIEITNEIYSVQGVEFDRQELRKLVRRVHNTQEMKADNEEEKKKIETATNGAKKALNRFLRGLSKRIPNE, from the exons ATGCATGGAATGTGGGAGAAGCAACACAAGACTGAAGGGGGAACAGCGTCATCAACTCCATCACACATGAGCCAGCAAGTGTTGCGGCCTCTAAGACAGTGGCCATggttccaccaccaccaccaccaccaccgcaCTTGCGTCACCCTTTCCCTTCACCACCTTCTCACCCCTCCACCAAAAACCTCTCACCGTTTTTCATTTGCCACGGTCGCTGCTTCGTCTCGTCCCAAGGTTCGAACTCCGAAGTCTCCGGTACCACCACCACCCACTGCCGATTCCGATCTGGAGGAGAAGAAGAGCCGAAACCAATTGAAGCGAGAAGCCAGGCGCACTGTCAAGTGGGGCATGGACTTAGCTTCCTTCTCCCCTCCCCAAATCAAACGCATCCTTAG ggttgcttcctcggACCATCTTCTTCTCTTCGAAGCTCTTATGTTGGTTAAG AGACTGGGACCTGATGTCCGTGAAGGAAGACGGAGACAGTTCAGTTATATTG GAAAATTGCTACGGGAAGTGGATCCTGAGTTAATGGAACGATTAATTAAAGCAACAAAAGATTCCAATCAGAAGGAGCTGCAAGCTTTAACTGGCTTAGGGTCTGATGATCCTGAAcctgaagatgatgatgacttGGTAGAATCTGAATCCGAGGAGGATGAGGAG GAATCTAATTGGCATGATAATCAAGTAGCGAGGTGGTTTGATGGTTTGATCAGTAAGGACATTGAAATTACCAATGAAATTTATTCAGTTCAGGGAGTTGAATTTGATCGTCAG GAGTTGCGAAAGCTTGTACGTAGAGTGCACAATACTCAAGAAATGAAGGCTGATaatgaagaagagaagaaaaaaatagagacaGCAACAAATGGGGCTAAGAAGGCTCTCAACCGTTTCCTTCGTGGCCTTTCAAAGAGGATTcctaatgaataa